Proteins from a single region of Campylobacter sp. RM16704:
- a CDS encoding KH domain-containing protein — translation MVENFLREYAKLIVDFPEKVDIKRQNLENNFAEITIYVDSSDTGKLIGKNGKLINAIKTVIMAYKVKDVTSYRITVKAIEE, via the coding sequence ATGGTTGAAAATTTTTTAAGAGAATATGCAAAATTAATCGTTGACTTTCCTGAAAAAGTTGATATAAAAAGGCAGAATTTGGAAAATAATTTTGCCGAGATTACTATTTATGTTGATTCTTCTGATACAGGCAAGTTGATTGGAAAAAATGGAAAACTAATTAATGCTATAAAAACAGTTATTATGGCTTATAAAGTTAAAGATGTAACTTCATATCGTATAACGGTTAAAGCTATTGAAGAATAA
- a CDS encoding Nif3-like dinuclear metal center hexameric protein — protein sequence MKIKEIYDYLNTISPFETQSSWDNSGLLLGDFNQEIEKIYIALDVDINLIENASKNSLFIVHHPLIFKGLKNLNGEFYPQKLLTKMIQKDIALIAMHTNFDLSHLNAYFVSDILGFKIKEQKDFLIYCDVNLSFNDLISHVKHTLNLDYIRVVDAHYEKINSLAICTGSGGDLISSVKADCFLSGDFKYHQALESYYNKLSLIDIGHYESELYFGEILAKYLQNFHLEVIISVSKNPFQYF from the coding sequence ATGAAAATTAAAGAAATATATGATTACTTAAACACTATTAGTCCATTTGAAACACAAAGTTCATGGGATAATAGTGGATTATTATTAGGAGATTTTAATCAAGAAATAGAAAAAATTTATATTGCTCTTGATGTAGATATAAATTTAATTGAAAATGCTAGTAAAAATTCACTTTTTATAGTACACCATCCTTTGATTTTTAAAGGTTTAAAAAATTTAAACGGAGAGTTTTATCCGCAAAAACTTCTTACTAAAATGATTCAAAAAGATATAGCTTTAATTGCTATGCATACAAATTTCGATTTAAGTCACTTAAACGCTTATTTTGTAAGTGATATTTTGGGTTTTAAGATTAAGGAACAAAAAGATTTTTTAATTTATTGTGATGTTAATCTTAGCTTTAATGATTTAATATCACATGTGAAACATACTTTAAATCTTGATTATATTAGAGTGGTAGATGCTCATTATGAAAAAATAAATTCTTTGGCAATTTGCACAGGAAGTGGAGGGGATTTGATTTCTAGTGTAAAAGCTGATTGCTTTTTAAGTGGAGATTTTAAATATCATCAAGCCTTAGAAAGCTATTATAATAAACTTAGTTTAATAGATATAGGTCATTATGAAAGTGAATTATATTTTGGTGAAATTTTAGCAAAATATTTGCAAAATTTTCATTTAGAAGTTATAATATCAGTTTCAAAAAATCCATTTCAATATTTTTAA
- the ffh gene encoding signal recognition particle protein, with amino-acid sequence MFEIVSESFKSAVNKLRFIDDEKALKNALDTLKKSLLKADVHHKVTKELLTLVENDVKTNGIGQKQFLDSIKKNLEEILSVKGKNQGFVFAGKPPTVVLMCGLQGGGKTTTTVKIANYLKLRNKKVLIAACDLQRLAAVEQLRQLTQANELDLFFIENESNPLKVAKQALEKAKNSMYDVLLVDTAGRLAIDTALMNELKEVKTILNPDEIFYVADSMSGQDGVKTASSFNETLEITGVILSKFDADTKGGVALGIAKQIGVPLRFVGVGEKVADLEVFIPDRIVNRIMGEGDLATLAEKTAAIIDEKEAKKLNKKIKKGEFNFNDFLNQMESVKKLGSMKSIIGMIPGLSSMAANIKDIDLDNSKEILHIKAMISSMTLKERENPDLLNNARKRRIAEGAGLSQMEVNRFLKQFANAAKLAKKFSNKKGMENFMNMLQQSKRPQ; translated from the coding sequence GTGTTTGAAATAGTTAGTGAATCATTTAAATCTGCGGTTAATAAACTTCGTTTTATTGATGATGAAAAAGCTTTAAAAAACGCTCTTGACACTTTAAAAAAATCCCTTTTAAAAGCAGATGTACATCATAAAGTTACTAAAGAATTACTTACTTTGGTAGAAAACGATGTAAAAACGAATGGTATAGGGCAAAAACAATTTTTAGACTCAATTAAGAAAAATTTAGAAGAAATTCTTAGTGTTAAAGGCAAAAACCAAGGTTTTGTTTTTGCTGGTAAACCACCCACGGTTGTTTTAATGTGTGGTTTGCAAGGTGGTGGTAAAACTACAACCACGGTTAAAATTGCTAATTATTTAAAACTAAGAAATAAAAAAGTGCTAATTGCTGCATGCGACTTGCAAAGACTAGCTGCAGTGGAGCAATTAAGACAACTTACTCAAGCTAATGAACTTGATTTATTTTTTATAGAAAATGAAAGCAATCCTTTAAAAGTAGCTAAACAAGCATTAGAAAAAGCAAAAAATTCCATGTATGATGTATTGCTTGTAGATACTGCAGGTCGTTTAGCTATTGATACGGCTTTAATGAATGAACTCAAAGAAGTAAAAACCATTTTAAATCCTGATGAAATTTTTTATGTAGCTGATTCTATGAGTGGTCAAGATGGGGTAAAAACTGCTAGTAGTTTTAATGAAACCTTAGAAATTACTGGGGTTATTTTAAGTAAATTTGATGCAGATACTAAAGGTGGTGTTGCTTTAGGTATAGCAAAGCAAATTGGTGTGCCTTTGAGGTTTGTAGGTGTAGGCGAGAAAGTAGCTGATTTAGAGGTATTTATCCCTGATAGGATTGTTAATCGTATTATGGGTGAAGGTGATTTAGCAACATTAGCTGAAAAAACTGCTGCAATTATTGATGAAAAAGAAGCTAAAAAGCTTAATAAAAAAATTAAAAAAGGTGAATTTAACTTTAATGATTTTTTAAATCAAATGGAAAGTGTTAAAAAACTCGGTAGCATGAAATCAATTATAGGAATGATACCGGGTTTGTCTTCTATGGCAGCAAATATTAAAGACATTGATTTAGATAATTCTAAAGAAATTCTTCATATTAAAGCGATGATTTCTTCAATGACATTAAAAGAAAGAGAAAATCCTGATTTATTGAATAATGCAAGAAAACGTCGTATTGCAGAAGGTGCTGGTTTATCTCAAATGGAAGTCAATCGCTTTTTAAAACAATTTGCTAATGCGGCTAAGTTAGCAAAGAAATTTTCAAATAAAAAAGGGATGGAAAATTTTATGAATATGTTGCAACAATCTAAAAGACCGCAATAA
- the glyQ gene encoding glycine--tRNA ligase subunit alpha yields MTFSQMILNLQEFWQKQGCAIMQPYDFPAGAGTFHPATFLRSLGKKPWATAYVAPSRRPTDGRYGENPNRLGAYYQFQVLIKPSPDNIQELYLKSLENLGFDLKSHDIRFVEDNWESPSLGAWGLGWEVWLDGMEVTQFTYFQQVGGISVDLVSAEITYGLERLAMYLQNVDNVYDIIWNEFNGGKITYKDVHKQTEFEFSKYNFEISNVKTLNIQFENAYNECKNALEAKLALPAYDYCMLAAHTFNLLDARGAISVTQRQDFMLKIRELSKNCALVYKESLDEN; encoded by the coding sequence ATGACTTTTTCTCAAATGATATTAAATTTACAAGAATTTTGGCAAAAACAAGGTTGTGCTATTATGCAACCATATGATTTTCCAGCTGGAGCAGGTACTTTTCATCCGGCTACTTTTTTAAGAAGTTTAGGAAAAAAACCATGGGCTACTGCTTATGTAGCTCCAAGTAGAAGACCAACTGATGGTAGATATGGTGAAAACCCTAATAGGTTAGGTGCATATTATCAATTTCAAGTACTAATTAAACCAAGCCCTGATAATATTCAAGAGTTATATTTAAAAAGTTTGGAAAATTTAGGATTTGATTTAAAATCACATGATATTCGTTTTGTTGAAGATAATTGGGAAAGTCCGAGTTTAGGTGCTTGGGGTCTAGGTTGGGAAGTTTGGCTTGATGGAATGGAGGTAACACAATTTACTTATTTTCAACAAGTTGGTGGTATAAGTGTGGATTTAGTCAGTGCCGAAATTACTTATGGTTTAGAAAGACTTGCTATGTATTTACAAAATGTAGATAATGTATATGATATTATTTGGAACGAATTTAATGGTGGAAAAATTACTTATAAAGATGTTCATAAACAAACTGAATTTGAATTTAGTAAATATAATTTCGAAATTAGTAATGTGAAAACCTTAAATATTCAATTTGAGAATGCTTACAATGAATGTAAAAATGCATTGGAAGCAAAACTTGCTTTGCCAGCTTATGATTATTGTATGTTGGCAGCTCATACTTTTAATTTGCTTGATGCAAGAGGTGCTATTTCTGTAACTCAAAGACAAGATTTTATGCTTAAAATTAGAGAGTTATCTAAAAATTGTGCTTTAGTTTATAAAGAAAGTTTAGATGAAAATTAA
- a CDS encoding DUF3972 domain-containing protein has protein sequence MQTYLELKEFCQLVHLSEDVVKGMMANGALNFKEEEDKIYIEANQGTFSVVPMSSKQPAMVNSMTLAGESFVEKTIGTILNLHEKVLDAKDETLEALKGENKFLKDALYSMQELYDEDRKTIENLNEQLKYARNEVEFLKRKYKMMWNKTVELYANNEEKPEELKEEK, from the coding sequence ATGCAAACTTATTTAGAGTTAAAGGAATTTTGTCAATTAGTACATTTATCCGAAGATGTTGTAAAAGGAATGATGGCTAATGGAGCTTTAAATTTTAAAGAAGAAGAGGATAAAATTTACATAGAGGCCAATCAAGGCACTTTTAGTGTTGTTCCTATGAGTTCAAAACAGCCGGCAATGGTAAATTCTATGACTTTAGCAGGAGAAAGTTTTGTAGAAAAAACTATAGGAACTATTTTAAATTTACATGAAAAAGTACTTGATGCTAAAGATGAAACATTAGAAGCTCTAAAAGGCGAGAATAAATTTTTAAAAGATGCTTTGTATTCCATGCAAGAACTATACGATGAAGATAGAAAAACTATAGAAAATCTTAATGAGCAACTCAAATATGCTCGAAATGAAGTCGAATTTTTAAAGAGAAAGTATAAAATGATGTGGAATAAAACTGTAGAACTTTATGCAAATAATGAAGAAAAGCCAGAAGAATTAAAGGAAGAAAAATGA
- the trmD gene encoding tRNA (guanosine(37)-N1)-methyltransferase TrmD produces the protein MKYTFVSLFPELLKPYFQTSILARAREKNILEFAFVNPRDFTINKHLKVDDYKIGGGAGLLLQAQPLYDCLMHIKKQDKNVHFVFLLPCAKTFKQVDAKRLSKKDHICFVSSRYEGLDERIVEEFANEVCSIGDFILTGGELASLVMCDAISRNIKGVLGNSESLSEESFENDLLEAPSFSKPFIFEKKNRIFNVPSEFLKGNHAKITALKTTLASCKTKYFRPDLYQKHERKF, from the coding sequence ATGAAATATACTTTTGTAAGTTTATTCCCAGAGCTTTTAAAACCTTATTTTCAAACTTCTATTTTAGCAAGAGCAAGAGAGAAAAATATTTTAGAATTTGCATTTGTCAATCCTAGAGATTTCACCATAAATAAACATTTGAAAGTAGATGATTATAAAATAGGAGGAGGTGCAGGGCTTTTATTGCAGGCTCAGCCTTTGTATGATTGCTTAATGCATATTAAAAAGCAAGATAAAAATGTTCATTTTGTTTTTCTTTTGCCTTGTGCTAAGACTTTTAAGCAAGTTGATGCTAAAAGATTAAGTAAAAAAGATCATATTTGTTTTGTTAGTAGTAGATATGAAGGTTTGGATGAGCGTATTGTGGAAGAATTTGCTAATGAAGTTTGTTCTATAGGTGATTTTATACTTACAGGTGGAGAGCTGGCATCTTTGGTAATGTGTGATGCTATAAGTCGCAATATTAAAGGTGTACTTGGAAATAGTGAAAGTTTGAGTGAAGAAAGTTTTGAAAATGACTTGCTAGAAGCTCCTTCTTTTTCTAAACCGTTTATTTTTGAGAAAAAAAATAGAATTTTTAATGTTCCTTCAGAGTTTTTAAAGGGAAACCACGCTAAAATTACAGCTTTAAAAACTACTTTGGCGTCTTGCAAAACGAAATATTTTCGTCCTGATTTGTATCAAAAGCATGAACGCAAATTTTAA
- the rimM gene encoding ribosome maturation factor RimM (Essential for efficient processing of 16S rRNA), which produces MKNNLVQVARLGKSVGLKGYVKLHNLSDFYEQFKVGAKFFDINQKIYTIKAFDKTRFLVLFEGFESVETAKTLTNIILFQTIEATKETCKLKKDEYFYFDIIGCEIFENEQKLGVVEDILENGVGFLFCIKCDDRLQTKVKNFYIPYVDKYIQKIDIENKKIFTQSALDILENS; this is translated from the coding sequence TTGAAGAATAATTTAGTCCAAGTTGCTAGACTTGGAAAAAGTGTTGGTTTGAAAGGTTATGTAAAGTTGCATAATCTAAGTGACTTTTATGAGCAATTTAAAGTGGGTGCCAAATTTTTTGATATAAATCAAAAAATTTATACTATAAAAGCTTTTGACAAAACTAGATTTTTGGTTTTGTTTGAAGGTTTTGAGAGTGTTGAAACAGCTAAAACCTTGACTAATATTATTCTTTTTCAAACTATTGAAGCTACAAAAGAAACTTGCAAATTAAAAAAAGATGAGTATTTTTATTTTGACATAATTGGATGTGAGATTTTCGAAAATGAGCAAAAATTAGGCGTAGTTGAAGACATTTTAGAAAATGGAGTTGGGTTTTTATTTTGTATAAAATGCGATGATAGGTTACAAACAAAGGTTAAAAACTTTTATATTCCCTATGTTGATAAATACATTCAAAAAATTGATATAGAAAATAAAAAAATATTTACACAATCTGCTTTAGATATTTTAGAAAATTCATGA
- the rplS gene encoding 50S ribosomal protein L19 — protein sequence MKNKYIEQFEQKQIEGKNVPEFRAGDTLRLAIRIKEGDKTRIQNFEGICIARRGNGVDETFIVRKIGANNVGVERIFPIYSESLESITVLRRGRVRRARLFYLRDRRGKAARIKELKK from the coding sequence ATGAAAAATAAATACATTGAGCAATTTGAACAAAAACAAATTGAAGGTAAAAATGTTCCAGAATTTCGTGCTGGAGATACTTTAAGACTTGCTATTCGTATTAAAGAGGGTGATAAAACAAGAATCCAAAATTTCGAAGGCATTTGTATAGCACGTAGAGGAAATGGTGTAGATGAAACTTTCATCGTGCGTAAAATCGGCGCTAACAATGTAGGTGTTGAAAGGATTTTCCCTATTTATAGTGAAAGTTTAGAAAGTATTACAGTACTAAGAAGAGGTCGTGTACGTCGTGCTAGATTATTCTACTTAAGAGATAGAAGAGGTAAAGCTGCTCGTATTAAAGAACTTAAAAAATAA
- a CDS encoding class II 3-deoxy-7-phosphoheptulonate synthase, producing the protein MKWTKDSWRNYKIQQQPQYPDENELQEVIKRLEKLPPLVFAGEVDKLKKSLASVANSQAFLLQGGDCAESFVNFGADNIRDMFKIMLQMAIVLTFAGSCPIVKVGRVAGQFAKPRSSDFEEADGVKLPSYRGDIINGFEFNEKSRIADPKRMLEAYYQSATTLNLLRAFSRGGLADLRVVHKWNLGFLKKAELGKKYDELSEKITQALAFMQACGITDTPNLSQTAFYTSHEALLLPYEEALTRVDSLSGEIYDCSAHMLWIGERTRNADEAHVHFLSGVKNPLGVKISANYNLDEIKKLVDILNPHNEAGRLNFIIRMGCDKIANSLPKLFKELKHEGFNILYSIDPMHANTVKSGNFKTREFDKIIQEVRSFFEIAMSEGVYPGGVHLEMTGQNVTECIGGSFNITQEELSKRYETQCDPRLNADQALELAFIIVDLVKKARKC; encoded by the coding sequence ATGAAATGGACAAAAGATTCTTGGAGAAATTATAAAATTCAACAGCAACCACAATATCCAGATGAAAATGAGCTGCAAGAAGTTATTAAAAGATTAGAAAAACTACCACCTCTTGTTTTTGCTGGTGAGGTTGATAAATTAAAAAAATCTCTTGCTAGTGTTGCAAATTCTCAAGCATTTTTACTTCAAGGAGGAGATTGTGCAGAGAGTTTTGTAAATTTTGGAGCTGATAATATAAGAGATATGTTTAAAATTATGCTTCAAATGGCTATAGTGCTAACTTTTGCAGGTTCTTGTCCTATTGTTAAAGTAGGTCGTGTTGCAGGGCAATTTGCAAAACCAAGAAGCAGTGATTTTGAAGAAGCTGATGGAGTAAAACTTCCAAGTTATCGTGGGGATATTATTAATGGTTTTGAATTTAATGAAAAATCAAGGATAGCTGATCCTAAAAGAATGTTAGAAGCATATTATCAAAGTGCTACAACTTTAAATTTATTAAGAGCTTTTTCTAGAGGTGGTTTGGCAGATTTAAGAGTGGTACATAAGTGGAATTTAGGATTTTTAAAAAAAGCAGAACTTGGTAAAAAATATGACGAGCTTAGTGAAAAAATCACTCAAGCTTTAGCTTTTATGCAAGCTTGTGGTATCACTGATACGCCAAATCTTTCTCAAACAGCCTTTTATACTTCTCATGAAGCTTTGCTTTTGCCATATGAAGAAGCACTAACAAGAGTAGATAGTTTAAGTGGTGAAATTTATGATTGTTCAGCTCATATGCTTTGGATAGGTGAACGCACTAGAAATGCAGATGAAGCACATGTTCATTTTCTTAGCGGAGTAAAAAATCCTTTGGGTGTAAAAATTAGTGCTAATTATAATTTAGATGAGATTAAAAAGTTGGTAGACATTTTAAATCCGCATAATGAAGCAGGAAGATTGAATTTTATCATTCGTATGGGGTGTGATAAGATAGCAAATTCTTTACCAAAACTATTTAAAGAATTAAAACATGAAGGTTTTAATATACTTTATAGTATTGATCCTATGCATGCAAATACGGTTAAATCGGGTAATTTCAAGACAAGAGAATTTGATAAAATCATTCAAGAAGTGCGTTCGTTTTTTGAGATTGCAATGAGCGAAGGAGTGTATCCTGGCGGGGTGCATTTGGAGATGACAGGACAAAATGTAACCGAATGTATAGGAGGTTCTTTTAATATAACTCAAGAAGAACTTTCTAAACGCTATGAAACACAATGTGATCCAAGATTAAATGCTGATCAAGCTTTAGAATTAGCATTTATCATAGTAGACTTGGTTAAAAAGGCAAGAAAATGTTAA
- a CDS encoding zinc ribbon domain-containing protein, producing MNKYLEQLIVLSQIDKELDGFTLRVDNATKDLKDKRVLLDKTEEEINAFDKDIKDLENQKNQNNTHIAEFGIKIKELAKKSAAVKTEKEANALKIEEDIAKEQLDAANEEIERLDKILENKEKFKQELQTKRIELENEVDQIDAQTKVVLVDIEKERLEVYDKKVKLVSEINQKVLTFYEKIRKWAGNSAVVPVKKHACYGCFMRIYDKTYLAVLKGDEIITCPHCGRILYREREENQN from the coding sequence ATGAATAAATATTTAGAACAACTTATAGTTTTATCTCAAATAGATAAAGAGTTAGATGGTTTTACTCTTAGAGTGGATAATGCGACTAAAGATCTAAAAGACAAAAGAGTTTTGCTTGATAAAACAGAAGAAGAGATTAATGCTTTTGATAAAGACATAAAAGACTTGGAAAATCAAAAAAATCAAAATAATACTCATATTGCTGAATTTGGGATAAAAATAAAAGAGTTGGCAAAAAAAAGTGCTGCTGTAAAAACCGAAAAAGAAGCAAATGCTTTGAAAATTGAAGAAGATATAGCTAAAGAACAACTTGATGCTGCTAATGAGGAAATAGAAAGATTAGATAAAATATTAGAAAATAAAGAGAAATTTAAACAAGAATTGCAAACTAAAAGAATTGAACTTGAAAATGAAGTGGATCAGATAGACGCACAAACCAAAGTTGTATTGGTAGATATTGAAAAAGAAAGATTAGAGGTTTACGATAAAAAAGTAAAATTAGTAAGTGAAATAAATCAAAAAGTTTTAACTTTTTATGAAAAAATTAGAAAATGGGCTGGAAATAGTGCAGTAGTTCCGGTAAAAAAACATGCTTGCTATGGTTGTTTTATGAGGATTTATGATAAAACATATTTGGCGGTTTTAAAAGGTGATGAAATTATTACTTGTCCACATTGTGGAAGGATTCTATATAGAGAAAGAGAAGAAAATCAAAATTGA
- the waaA gene encoding lipid IV(A) 3-deoxy-D-manno-octulosonic acid transferase has protein sequence MIFFYYVFAVIAYLITAPFLLVLSFYNEKYKLSLKSRFFLYKNLKQAYGNIYFHACSFGEIKSIVPLITYFSNCKISTITQTGYNEALNYTKKVNFLPFEIFIPFWMSPCKVLVIFEAELWLMLIFMAKFYNAKVILLNARISNKSLKNYKRFKFFYRFLFKYIDTVFAQSQKDKERLECLGARNVIVYKNIKANIEQQKQLKNYSKPKARVIIFASTHENEEQLLLDVIKLEENDRLIIAPRHPERFKKVEEILKNYCEENRYDMQKFTDLNLDKNEFEKAFISKCLLLNVLGELENFYKIGDIVFLCGSFIDDIGGHNPIEAARWNNVIISGKYYFNQESLYQEVENLYICESIKDINIYLKQKLVQSKLKKQGDLSEIIISIEEGLDARKSL, from the coding sequence TTGATTTTTTTTTATTATGTTTTCGCTGTGATAGCATATTTAATCACAGCTCCTTTTTTATTGGTTTTAAGTTTTTATAATGAAAAATATAAATTGTCTTTAAAGTCTAGATTTTTTCTTTATAAAAACTTAAAACAAGCTTATGGTAATATATATTTTCATGCTTGTTCTTTTGGGGAAATCAAAAGTATTGTTCCTTTGATAACATATTTTTCAAATTGTAAAATTTCAACTATAACTCAAACAGGTTATAATGAAGCATTAAATTATACTAAAAAAGTTAATTTCTTACCATTTGAAATTTTTATACCTTTTTGGATGAGTCCTTGTAAAGTCTTAGTTATATTTGAAGCAGAACTTTGGCTTATGCTAATTTTTATGGCTAAATTTTATAATGCTAAAGTAATTTTGCTTAATGCTAGAATTAGCAATAAATCCTTAAAAAATTACAAGCGTTTTAAATTTTTTTATCGCTTTCTTTTTAAATATATTGATACTGTGTTTGCACAAAGTCAAAAAGACAAAGAAAGATTAGAGTGTTTAGGAGCTAGAAATGTTATAGTGTATAAAAATATTAAAGCAAATATAGAGCAACAAAAACAGCTGAAAAATTATTCAAAACCTAAAGCTAGGGTTATTATATTTGCCAGTACACATGAAAATGAAGAACAATTGTTACTTGATGTGATTAAATTAGAAGAAAATGATAGATTGATTATTGCTCCAAGACATCCAGAACGCTTTAAAAAAGTTGAAGAAATTTTAAAAAATTATTGTGAAGAAAATCGTTATGATATGCAAAAATTCACGGATTTAAATTTAGATAAAAACGAATTTGAAAAAGCTTTTATTTCAAAATGTTTGTTATTAAATGTTTTGGGCGAACTTGAAAATTTTTATAAAATTGGTGATATTGTTTTCTTATGTGGTTCTTTTATCGATGATATAGGTGGGCATAATCCTATAGAAGCAGCTAGATGGAACAATGTTATTATTTCTGGAAAGTATTATTTTAATCAAGAAAGTTTATACCAAGAAGTGGAAAATTTATATATTTGCGAAAGTATTAAAGATATTAACATATATTTAAAACAAAAATTAGTCCAATCAAAACTCAAAAAACAAGGTGATTTGAGCGAGATTATAATAAGCATTGAAGAAGGTTTAGATGCAAGAAAAAGCTTATAA
- the rpsP gene encoding 30S ribosomal protein S16, with the protein MTVIRLTKMGRKKRPFYRIVVTDSRKRRDGSWIESIGYYNPMVEPEVVKFDAERLAYWKSVGAKLSDRVIAITSK; encoded by the coding sequence ATGACAGTGATCAGACTTACAAAAATGGGACGTAAAAAGAGACCATTTTATCGTATAGTTGTAACTGATAGTAGAAAAAGACGAGATGGTAGTTGGATAGAAAGTATTGGTTATTATAATCCTATGGTTGAACCTGAAGTAGTAAAATTTGATGCTGAACGTTTGGCTTATTGGAAAAGTGTAGGTGCTAAATTAAGTGATAGGGTAATAGCTATAACAAGTAAATAA
- a CDS encoding 23S RNA-specific pseudouridylate synthase, translated as MQEKAYKLLAMQEKISNNTAKDLIDKGCVFAMGKKIVIARALMSSKTKFVVQKIKKAKVLFEDDKIIALDKPCGEVSENLENIFHAKLINRLDKETSGVLLLSKDEEFRLKCIQEYKKQNVYKSYLAIVDGVIAEELEICEKITTVKNKFGAFSKIDKFGLEAHTQVIPLMVNAKKTLIKAIIKTGRTHQIRVHLNHIKHGIIGDEKYAKISSSRMFLHSYETHIFDYQFKALLDDSFNVYGFEIKNLIF; from the coding sequence ATGCAAGAAAAAGCTTATAAATTACTTGCAATGCAAGAAAAAATTTCTAATAATACAGCAAAAGATCTAATCGATAAAGGCTGTGTTTTTGCTATGGGAAAAAAGATTGTTATAGCTAGGGCTTTAATGAGTTCTAAAACAAAATTTGTCGTACAGAAAATCAAAAAAGCAAAAGTGCTTTTCGAAGATGATAAAATCATAGCTTTGGATAAACCTTGTGGAGAAGTCAGCGAGAATTTAGAAAATATTTTTCATGCCAAATTAATCAATAGGTTAGATAAAGAAACAAGTGGAGTTTTACTTTTAAGCAAAGATGAGGAATTTAGGCTAAAATGTATTCAAGAATACAAAAAACAAAATGTTTATAAAAGTTATTTAGCTATTGTTGATGGAGTGATTGCTGAAGAACTTGAAATTTGTGAAAAAATAACTACTGTAAAAAATAAATTCGGAGCTTTTAGTAAAATTGATAAATTTGGTTTAGAAGCTCATACTCAAGTTATACCCTTAATGGTAAATGCTAAAAAAACCTTAATAAAAGCAATCATTAAAACAGGTAGGACACATCAAATCAGAGTACATTTAAACCATATAAAACATGGCATTATTGGTGATGAAAAATATGCTAAAATAAGTTCATCTAGAATGTTTTTGCATTCTTATGAAACGCATATTTTTGATTATCAATTTAAAGCCTTGCTTGATGATAGTTTTAATGTTTATGGTTTTGAAATAAAAAATTTAATTTTTTAA
- the purE gene encoding 5-(carboxyamino)imidazole ribonucleotide mutase: MKFVSILMGSKSDYDVVKEALGVFEQFGVKYEILVTSAHRSPKRTQEYIKEAEDKGAKVFIAAAGMAAHLAGVVAAHTTKPVLGIPMPGSSLSSMDSLFSTVQMPSGIPVATLAIGKAGAVNAAYLAIQILAIEDESLAQKLLEDRKKQQEKLIQDSSTIEVFL, from the coding sequence GTGAAATTTGTATCTATATTAATGGGTAGCAAAAGTGATTATGATGTTGTGAAAGAGGCTTTGGGAGTTTTTGAACAATTTGGAGTAAAATATGAAATTTTAGTAACTTCAGCTCATAGAAGCCCTAAAAGAACTCAAGAGTATATAAAAGAAGCTGAAGATAAGGGTGCTAAAGTTTTTATAGCTGCAGCTGGTATGGCAGCACATTTAGCAGGAGTTGTGGCAGCACACACTACAAAGCCTGTATTGGGCATACCTATGCCAGGAAGCAGTTTATCTAGTATGGATTCATTGTTTTCTACAGTACAAATGCCAAGTGGAATTCCTGTTGCAACTTTGGCTATAGGTAAGGCAGGAGCTGTAAATGCAGCTTATCTGGCCATTCAAATTTTGGCTATTGAAGATGAGAGTTTAGCTCAAAAATTACTAGAAGATAGAAAAAAACAGCAAGAAAAATTAATTCAAGATTCTAGCACAATCGAAGTTTTTCTTTAA